The nucleotide window ACGGAGCGGTGCCTTGGACAACGCCAGTACGCCGTCCGTCGCGAGACCCACGAGCCGTCTGAAGGAGTACTTGGTCCGGCCGGCGAACCGTGCCGGCCGCTCGAACAGAATCGCCGTCTGCCTGAACCCCAGCCATGCGCGGAGACCGCGGACATAGCGGTTTCTCTCGGGCATCGCGTTGAGAAGATCCACAACCTTTCGATCCATCAGACAGAAATCGCCAGTATCGGGAGGAACCTCGACGTCCGTGAGCCGTCGCAGAATCCGGTAATAGACGTAGTACGCCGCGCGAAGCAGAGGATTCGGACCTTCGCGCCGGTTCTTCTGCGCGTAGACCACCTCGAAACCCTCGCGCCACTTACGGAGCATCTCAACAATCAGCTCCGGAGGGTCCTGCAGATCGGCATCTATTACCACCGCACAGCTCCCGGAGACCGCGCGCAATCCCGCCGTTACCGCGGCCTGGTGCCCGAAGTTTCGGGAGAAATGCAACGCCTTGAAGCGCGGGTCGCTGTTGCAGATGGAATCGAGGAGGTCCGGCGACCGGTCGTGGCTGCCGTCGTTGACGAAGATCACCTCGAACCGCTCTCCGCTGGGGACAAGCACCTGGAGAAGGCGTGAGTGGAGTGGCTCGATGACCACTTCCTCATTGAAGATGGGCACGACGACCGAGACCACCGGTGCCTCAGCGGCCGACAGACCCGCCGGCACGTTCGACTGATTTGAGTTGTCTTGTTGGAGCTGAGCCATCAGGATAGAGGTATTTGGAATGGGAGACCCTGGCCGGGTGCCCGGCATCGGCGCGCCTGAAAGTTAGAATCACGCAAGTCCGCCGCAAGCGCGGCAGGGCGCTCAACGAGTCACCTGTGCGCGCGGCGCCATCCACCAGAGCGACCATGGGCCGCGCGTGTATTTGCGTGTCGGCTCGTGCGTTCGGATGATCTGCTTCAGGTGATCTCCGAACCAGCGCACCGTGTCGGTCTGGTGCTGCACCATCCATCCGCCGATGGGCTTTTCCGCCGCGCGGTCTATATAGACCTGTCTTTGCTCCGGTGACAGCGTACCGATCATCTCGTAGGGCTTGGGGAGCCACGACCGGACGCTCATCACGCGCTCATTCTTCCCCGCCCCGCGCCACGCAGGGAGCACCAGCCGTCCGTCGGCGATACGCACGATGGGATCGTTCGGCGTCGCGCCGGACTCGCGGAGCAGCGTCTCGAGCTCGGGATCCATCAGCGGAAGCTGGTCGGTAAACCTCGCCGGCGTGAGCTGCGCGGTCCCGATATCCGCAAGCAACCCCGGATGCCCGAGCGTCATCGCAATCGGAACGGCGAACACCGGGACCATCGCCGCGCGAACGTAACGATGCCACGGACGCCGCGTCGCCGCGCGCAGCACGATCGCCAGCACCGCCAGCGCGAACAGCAGCGCGGGCGTGATGCTGAACAGATTCACCGGATGGCTGCGCGACACGAAGTAG belongs to Gemmatimonadaceae bacterium and includes:
- a CDS encoding glycosyltransferase family 2 protein → MVSVVVPIFNEEVVIEPLHSRLLQVLVPSGERFEVIFVNDGSHDRSPDLLDSICNSDPRFKALHFSRNFGHQAAVTAGLRAVSGSCAVVIDADLQDPPELIVEMLRKWREGFEVVYAQKNRREGPNPLLRAAYYVYYRILRRLTDVEVPPDTGDFCLMDRKVVDLLNAMPERNRYVRGLRAWLGFRQTAILFERPARFAGRTKYSFRRLVGLATDGVLALSKAPLRLATYMGFMVSAASFVLGVAFAIQQITGTSHAARGWASTIVVVLFLGGVQLICLGVIGEFIGRIYDEVKQRPLYIVGRSTGF